Sequence from the Paenibacillus tundrae genome:
TGATAATGAGGGGCATGTCATTTTGCGGAACGCGGATTCTCCCTTAATTCAAGAATTGTGGCAGATCATCCATTTGATTCATCAAGAGAAAGTGACCGACAAGTATCGTCTGTCCATGCAAGTCTATCAGTGGTTGCTTCTCTTAGTGCAGACGAGTCGGGATGCGGAGAGGGATATCGGTGTCCTATCCATAACAACAATCGAGAAATGCAAAAAGTTCATTCGAGAGAACTATGCTTCCCCCTTGACGCTGGACCTACTGGCGAGCCACTGTGATATCAATAAACACTACTTATGCAGATTATTTCAGAAATCGGAGAAAACATCACCGCTAGCTTATCTCAAGGACAGACGGATTGAAGTTGCCGTCCGACTTCTCCGCACGACAGAAATTCCGATTGCTCAAATCGGTCAACAATGCGGCTTCGAGAGTCCCAGCTATTTCGGCAAAGTCTTTCGGCAATATATGTCCATGTCGCCCAAAGAATATCGGCTGAATAAGCTAACATTTCCTTACGAAGCGATCTACTATGAATAGGCCATCTCTGCTTTTGCTTAAGGCTCACAGGGATCGAGACGTTCAATGTCGTAGTTTCAAAACGCTATAGAATTATAGATTTGCTGAATACGATTCTCAAGAGATTCAAACTGTACGAATCTACCTTCTCGGAACAATTCTTTTTGCTCATAGAACATGATGAATGTCGGGACTGAAAAAATTAAAAAACGCCCCGCAACTTCTGTAACTTGCTTTGCATCCACTTGTATGAATTCAATATGAGGATAGTTTGTCAAAAGCTTCATTAATTTGGGGAGAATCGCGTGACAGACAGAACATTCTTCTTGTGAAACATACAGTAAAACTAAAGAATGATGTTGTAAACATATATCAATATCTTCAATAGAGTTGATTATTTGATGTTTCATCATATTCAAATCCTCTCATCTTAGCTTGTTAACATATAGAAATATTGTACACGGAAACCTGGAATACTAAAACCTAGCCTTTGGTTCTACTGCAATATGGCTATCCAACTTCAACGACTTTTCGGAAAAGACCTCGTTTGCTCCAGTAGGAATCTGGACGAATCGGTTCACACCTCTAGGAAACAGTAAACAAAATAAGAAAAATTGGAGATTTCTCCCGACCCCTTGGTTCATCTAGTGGGATAATTATTCAATTTCACTATTGGCTGAAGCATCATAAAAAGCCGCTACTTCCATAGCGGCTTCATTGACATCATTTTCAAAAGGGATTCTTTATTGAATATTCAATGTTATATTAACAGGATAGATAAGTAGTAGAAATGACCGCCGGCTGTTCATGCCGACAGTCATCGCTTTAATCCGTAGTATGTTTCTCATCATACTCGCTTGATATTTCTTTGAGCGATCTGATTTTACCATGAGGGTGCTGTTCTTGCTTTCGTGACTTCCAAGCAGCTTCCTGCCTTTTCTTCTGGCGAGCCATAAAAGATCTCCTCCTCTGGAAATGAGAAATGATACTACCTCTGTAGGATGTCGATGTTAAGCTACTTTCATTCATCCTTAACTCTTATTGAGCAGTGTATCCACCGTCTACGATCAGACTGTTGCCTGTCATATAGGAAGAATCGTCACTCGCCAGGAACAGAACAGCTTTTGCCATTTCTTCTGCTTGACCAAGACGTTTCATTGGTGTTGCTGCAGAAAGAGCCTGTTTGCTCTCTTCAGGAATAATCGGTGTATCGATAAATCCTGGGCATAATGAGTTAACCCGAATGTTATTTTCTGCATATTCCAGCGCAAGCGAACGAGTCAAATTCACGACACCGCCTTTGGCTGCATTGTACGCTGCAGAACCAGGTGAACCAACCCATCCGTACATGGATGCCGTGTTAACGATCGTGCCTCCACCAATTTTCAGCATTTCGCGAATGGATTCACGTGCAACCAAGAATACGCCGTCCAAGTCTACGTTGACTGTATTGCGCCATTCTGCATAGTCCAGTTCATGTGAAGGATGCACACGTCCGATCCCTGCGTTGTTGAATACGATATCCACTCGGCCAAAAGCCTCGACCGTTTGTTTGAAAATATCCGCAACCTCTTGTTCACTGGTGATGTTAGCTTTAATAAAGAGGGCATCTGCTTTAAGCGCTTTCAGTTCCTGCTCGAACGCCTTCCCTTTTTCTTCATTCAGATCCACCAAGACCACTTTGGCACCTTCAGAAACGAAAAGACGTGCTGTCGCTGCGCCAATCCCAGATGCTCCTCCTGTGATAACTGCTACTTTATCTTGAAGTTTGCCCATGAATAATTCCTCCAGTATAATATTTTGAATAGCGACTATATAAATAGTGCTATATGATGTTTACAAAACTAATTGTATGCTTAAAATTGTAACAATCCAATCATTAAGATAAGACCAAATGTCTACCTCATAGACACTTTTCTAAACAATGTCGATTTTTATAGGAGATTTATTGAATGAATGATGAACTTATTGTGACAACTCAACATCGTAATCGTACCAAAGAACACCTCAAAGCAGCCTTAATTCAGCTCATTAAGAAAAAAGGCTTCCACGCTGTGTCGGTGAAGGATATCGTAGAGCAAGCGGGTTATAATCGCAGCACATTTTATTTACACTATCAGGATAAATATATTCTAAGCGAAGAATTATTAAATATGGAGCTCGAAGGATTGCGAGGTGCGGTAGGCAAACCCTATTGGCATGGTCAAAAGGTTCTGACAAACAAGCTTACTGCCGAATCTTTTCAGATCGTGGACTATATTTACGAACACCGTGACTTCTTTGAACTGATTCAATACGATGATACGTTACCCGGTCTACATACAGGATTTCCGCAAACAATACTTAAAATCTATGAGGAACAATTTATCTTCGAGACGATCAACAACTCCCCAGTGAACATGGAGTATTTCAAGTACTATACCGCATACGGTTTCTTTGGACTATTAAACAATTGGATCTTAAGCGGATATCGTGAATCACGCGACACATTTATCCAAAACGTCATTGAACTCACAAGAACGCATATTCACTCTTTTCAGTATGTGGGCGACAAATTTGAGTAAGCTTATCAATTAAAACTCTGTTGATCTCTTAAAATATGTTTGTTGCGTTTGAACTTTGTATAAGAGTCGCTAATATTCTTTCATTAACGGAAGGAAAAATATGATTCAGATTAACACTTCATCATTCCCAAAAAACAAGCTGCCTGTAGGCAGCTTGTTTAGATATAAATACACTTACTATCACATTTCATGCTGAATGTTACCACAGGTTCAAATTAACTTACTTTGCTCATGGCTAATGCTGTTACTAAGCTATACGACACCAAGCAACTTTAAAAATCACCATACATCGCTACATCTAGCTCCACCGTTCCGCCAGACCATGCTTTTAGTGAAGTCCACTCTGCCTCTCCTTGCCAGAAATCGGCTTCGGGTGAGAGCCCCAAGGCTAGAAATACGGTCGTACATAGGTATAAGCTGCCTGTCGAAATATAGGCTTCCCCGATGGCTGGTTGACTCCCGGCAAAGCCAATACGAAGCCAACCATGCTCATCAAAAGTACCCTGTATCTCTATCTGTCTCTTCATAACGGCTGTAAGAGCACAACGAACCTGAGCTGGCAACAGCTTCTCCGGCAGTTCTTCCCTAAGCGCCATCAACG
This genomic interval carries:
- a CDS encoding AraC family transcriptional regulator, with the protein product MNHTVSYAFRNDDTSIMTLDSIGWQIVSSEEYRCPSDDRPDPGHVVFQYTLNGQGYLDIDNQTLPLPKGHALLVKISGEHCYYYKQENNEPWEFIWINIRGDEANRIWDMIHDNEGHVILRNADSPLIQELWQIIHLIHQEKVTDKYRLSMQVYQWLLLLVQTSRDAERDIGVLSITTIEKCKKFIRENYASPLTLDLLASHCDINKHYLCRLFQKSEKTSPLAYLKDRRIEVAVRLLRTTEIPIAQIGQQCGFESPSYFGKVFRQYMSMSPKEYRLNKLTFPYEAIYYE
- a CDS encoding thioredoxin family protein — its product is MMKHQIINSIEDIDICLQHHSLVLLYVSQEECSVCHAILPKLMKLLTNYPHIEFIQVDAKQVTEVAGRFLIFSVPTFIMFYEQKELFREGRFVQFESLENRIQQIYNSIAF
- a CDS encoding DUF6254 family protein; amino-acid sequence: MARQKKRQEAAWKSRKQEQHPHGKIRSLKEISSEYDEKHTTD
- a CDS encoding SDR family NAD(P)-dependent oxidoreductase; this translates as MGKLQDKVAVITGGASGIGAATARLFVSEGAKVVLVDLNEEKGKAFEQELKALKADALFIKANITSEQEVADIFKQTVEAFGRVDIVFNNAGIGRVHPSHELDYAEWRNTVNVDLDGVFLVARESIREMLKIGGGTIVNTASMYGWVGSPGSAAYNAAKGGVVNLTRSLALEYAENNIRVNSLCPGFIDTPIIPEESKQALSAATPMKRLGQAEEMAKAVLFLASDDSSYMTGNSLIVDGGYTAQ
- a CDS encoding TetR/AcrR family transcriptional regulator, translating into MNDELIVTTQHRNRTKEHLKAALIQLIKKKGFHAVSVKDIVEQAGYNRSTFYLHYQDKYILSEELLNMELEGLRGAVGKPYWHGQKVLTNKLTAESFQIVDYIYEHRDFFELIQYDDTLPGLHTGFPQTILKIYEEQFIFETINNSPVNMEYFKYYTAYGFFGLLNNWILSGYRESRDTFIQNVIELTRTHIHSFQYVGDKFE